A stretch of Pseudolysobacter antarcticus DNA encodes these proteins:
- a CDS encoding DmsE family decaheme c-type cytochrome: protein MRFRHTQRVSIMLAGIVLWCAGCAFAFAQKTADAPALRLPATNLSADETHARASQLLPAPGFANATVAVNPMAAQAKPVGEKVCIACHQLESEHFTHTLHALGLHAAAKVDPNIPVCETCHGPGSAHAAQPNSKGLIIGFTHDSGTPIALQTQTCLTCHQGGPRDHWAGSIHQRNELSCSDCHNPMAKFSSEGLMAKASINDTCSQCHKDVRLQFNRRSHMPLPEGQMSCDDCHNPHGSLTTPLLKTNTVNETCYQCHAEKRGPFLFEHAPVRESCLNCHTPHGSNQASLLLEPIPFLCQQCHTNQGHPSELQTPQSLANGKHPDERLMGRGCITCHAQVHGSNAPSGPFFHE, encoded by the coding sequence ATGAGGTTTCGCCACACACAACGCGTGTCGATCATGCTCGCGGGCATCGTGCTCTGGTGCGCCGGTTGCGCGTTTGCGTTCGCGCAAAAAACGGCGGATGCGCCCGCGTTGCGGCTGCCGGCCACGAATCTTTCCGCCGACGAAACCCACGCCCGCGCCAGTCAGTTGTTGCCGGCGCCCGGGTTCGCCAATGCTACGGTCGCGGTCAATCCGATGGCGGCGCAGGCCAAGCCGGTTGGCGAAAAAGTCTGCATCGCCTGCCATCAACTCGAGAGCGAGCATTTCACCCACACCCTGCATGCGCTCGGATTGCACGCGGCAGCTAAGGTCGATCCGAATATTCCCGTGTGCGAAACCTGCCACGGTCCGGGTTCTGCGCATGCGGCACAACCGAACAGCAAGGGTTTGATCATCGGTTTCACGCACGACTCCGGCACACCGATCGCGTTGCAAACACAGACCTGCCTGACTTGTCACCAAGGCGGCCCGCGTGATCACTGGGCCGGTTCGATCCATCAGCGCAACGAGTTGTCGTGCAGCGATTGCCATAACCCGATGGCGAAATTTTCGTCCGAAGGCTTGATGGCAAAAGCCTCGATCAACGATACCTGTTCGCAGTGCCACAAAGATGTGCGTTTGCAGTTCAACCGGCGCTCGCACATGCCGCTGCCGGAAGGCCAGATGAGCTGCGACGATTGCCACAATCCGCACGGTTCGCTGACCACGCCGCTGCTCAAGACCAACACCGTCAACGAGACGTGTTACCAATGCCACGCCGAGAAGCGCGGGCCGTTTTTGTTCGAGCACGCGCCGGTGCGCGAGAGCTGCTTAAATTGCCACACGCCGCATGGCTCGAATCAGGCCTCGCTGCTGCTCGAGCCGATCCCGTTCCTGTGCCAGCAATGCCACACCAACCAGGGGCATCCGAGCGAGTTGCAGACACCGCAGTCGCTGGCCAACGGCAAGCATCCCGATGAACGCCTGATGGGTCGCGGCTGCATCACTTGCCACGCGCAGGTACACGGCTCGAATGCGCCGTCAGGCCCGTTCTTCCACGAGTAG
- a CDS encoding rhodanese-like domain-containing protein: MTEILHHLPEFIGNHYLLVMLLVALLFILISNEVSGLFRGYKSLTPGGLTQLINRNDALLIDMSSKQDFDQGHIVGAKHVPQSQFDPESKDLVKVKELPIAMCCKTGQTSATAAARLVKAGFKNVYWLDGGLAAWRQADLPVVK, encoded by the coding sequence ATGACTGAAATCCTGCACCATCTTCCCGAATTCATCGGCAACCATTATTTGCTGGTGATGCTGCTTGTCGCCTTGTTGTTCATCCTGATCAGCAACGAAGTTTCCGGCCTGTTTCGCGGCTACAAATCACTGACGCCCGGCGGCCTCACCCAGCTCATCAATCGCAACGACGCGCTGCTGATCGACATGTCGAGCAAGCAGGATTTCGATCAGGGCCATATCGTCGGCGCAAAACACGTGCCGCAGTCGCAGTTCGATCCGGAAAGCAAAGATCTGGTCAAGGTCAAGGAGCTGCCGATCGCGATGTGTTGCAAGACCGGCCAGACCTCGGCTACCGCGGCGGCGCGACTCGTGAAAGCCGGCTTCAAGAATGTGTACTGGCTCGATGGCGGACTCGCCGCGTGGCGCCAGGCTGATCTGCCGGTGGTCAAATAA